One Festucalex cinctus isolate MCC-2025b chromosome 3, RoL_Fcin_1.0, whole genome shotgun sequence DNA window includes the following coding sequences:
- the blm gene encoding recQ-like DNA helicase BLM isoform X1, producing the protein MSSLPQNNLKEQLARHSNTAQSKRSLAKPKSGPFSFKKKSPAGTILTKTSSKVTIPNVLASRNVNVPKNSLVTQPVVTFSNKPLTSPSSKVNNFFSVSSKCNMAVSPDSVPAFQCPSSRESSGSACPSQPKYEGPGSTNVSTPVNLDASLGFEIDDWDDLDDFETPTKAKNASFSGNVSKTDSKQVAAEGNTESTGGQCCLKTNEIEGIPDQTDVVELAESELDDSPIKTPRRRHPYLKCVVSDSEDENNDVPIADDKEWVDPKSVIKLDVSAAPEDDLDYIPPSPESYYSKSPVESLSKSNNVNNHLQSKGSTVTPRQASDEHSTEKKSDELYTIMERICALVDSIPEHELIALSCGHELLLKRAQRKRILITGGDSLLKTQQPDSTVISDPISKDESCSGSSSSFLPAVSKKTPQIRRSSVDCDLGQSDTLMKENPCSESVVEIDSICDSPLSHSSSKTPHNISSVKKTIIDVDREDLFFSPKTTTETPAQVKSNPQPDVTAADLIDPDDDFFLDDFDIDDLDESDIPGYFDEPQNSAAPLKTSIMAAVKEGGPSKFSWEKKPATPAPPPKPAKIFSPEPTFRNPAHDRFRGFTFSHSPEMMKIFHKRFGLHQFRFNQLEAINAAILAEDEFVLMPTGGGKSLCYQLPACLSPGVTVVISPLKSLIVDQIQKLTSLDIPATSLSGDKSDGEASRIYMQLSRKEPIIKLLYVTPEKVSASNRLISALQNLYERGLLARFVIDEAHCVSHWGHDFRPDYKRLSELRQKFPKVPMMALTATATPRVQTDILHQLNMTRPQVFTMSFNRANLKYAVLPKKPKKVDEDCVSWIKKHYPRDSGIIYCLSRNDCDTMAESLQRAGLSALSYHAGLSDGDREYVQTKWINQDGCQVICATIAFGMGIDKPDVRYVIHASMPKSVEGYYQESGRAGRDGEISHCILFYSYSDVLRIKRIISMDREGDRNTKATHFTNLQSMVQFCENMMDCRRIQLLAYFGEMTFNRGFCKDNPDVTCDNCSRPNEYKMRNVTEEVKNIVRFVQENCEKVGAKFGRTAKQNRLTLNMLVDIFVGSKTAKLQTGMFGMGGSYSKHNADRLFKKLVLDNILMEDLYITNGGQAVSYISAGPKALNVLSGHMQVDFYETESASTVRKNKAAVAKNVSQRDQKVQECLKELVELCKQLGKTFGIHYYNIFSTATLKKLSERLSSDPEVLLQIDGVTEDKLEKYGTEVIQVLQKYSKWQNTVEPQAEGGESGWIDTTRGREAVDYEDDDDDSSAYFRGQSAQGQKRKKMPFFKYNKKRKGFGGAGSSSRGRGYSANKSWASRGGARGGSQSAGRGSQGATGNSSGRTPGFLAVPTPQSQRPFLKPSFSHM; encoded by the exons ATGTCCAGTCTTcctcaaaataatttgaaggagCAGCTTGCGAGACACAGCAACACCGCCCAAAGCAAACGGTCTCTGGCTAAACCTAAATCGGG gccattttcttttaaaaagaaGTCCCCAGCAGGTACGATCTTGACGAAAACCTCCAGCAAGGTAACTATCCCAAATGTTTTGGCAAGCAGGAATGTCAATGTCCCTAAGAACAGTTTGGTGACTCAACCTGTTGTGACGTTTTCAAACAAGCCCTTGACCTCTCCCAGTTCCAAAGTCAACAACTTCTTCTCTGTAAGTTCCAAATGCAACATGGCTGTCAGCCCAGACAgtgttcctgcttttcagtGTCCATCGTCACGGGAATCTTCTGGTTCAGCGTGTCCATCGCAACCTAAATATGAGGGACCAGGAAGTACCAACGTCAGTACCCCTGTAAATTTGGATGCATCACTTGGATTCGAGATTGACGACTGGGATGACCTAGATGACTTTGAAACTCCAACCAAGGCAAAGAATGCCTCATTCAGTGGAAATGTAAGCAAGACTGATAGCAAGCAAGTCGCAGCTGAAGGGAATACAGAATCCACAGGGGGGCagtgttgtttaaaaacaaatgagatTGAAGGGATTCCTGATCAAACTGATGTAGTAGAACTAGCAGAGAGTGAACTGGACGATTCTCCAATTAAAACACCAAGAAGACGCCATCCTTACCTAAAGTGTGTTGTTAGTGACAGTGAAGACGAAAATAATGACGTGCCCATCGCAG ATGATAAAGAATGGGTTGACCCGAAGTCGGTTATTAAGTTGGATGTCAGTGCGGCGCCTGAAGATGACCTTGACTACATACCGCCATCTCCAGAGAGCTATTACAGCAAATCTCCTGTGGAGTCCTT ATCCAAGTCAAACAACGTTAATAATCATTTGCAGTCCAAAGGATCTACCGTGACCCCTCGTCAAGCCTCTGATGAGCACTCGACAGAGAAGAAAA GTGATGAATTGTACACCATCATGGAGCGTATTTGTGCTCTGGTGGATTCCATCCCTGAGCACGAGCTCATCGCGCTGTCTTGCGGACACGAGCTTCTGCTGAAGAGGGCTCAAAG GAAGAGGATTCTCATTACCGGTGGTGACTCCTTGCTGAAGACTCAGCAGCCTGACAGTACTGTGATCTCGGATCCCATCTCCAAAGACGAATCTTGCTCGGGTTCATCCAGCAGCTTTTTACCCGCGGTCTCAAAGAAGACGCCTCAGATCAGGAGATCCTCTGTGGACTGTGACCTTGGTCAATCTGACACCCTTATGAAAGAAAACCCATGCTCAGAATCAGTTGTGGAAATTGACAGCATCTGCGATTCTCCATTAAGCCACAGCAGCTCAAAAACACCTCACAATATCTCCAGTGTCAAGAAGACCATCATAGACGTGGACCGTGAAGATCTTTTCTTCTCGCCAAAGACGACGACAGAGACTCCAGCGCAGGTTAAATCCAACCCACAACCAGACGTCACAGCCGCGGACCTCATTGATCCCGATGACGACTTTTTCCTTGACGACTTTGACATTGATGACTTGGACGAATCGGACATTCCTGGCTACTTCGACGAACCCCAAAATTCCGCAGCGCCGCTGAAGACTTCCATCATGGCAGCCGTGAAGGAAGGTGGGCCGAGCAAGTTCTCGTGGGAGAAGAAACCTGCAACGCCTGCGCCACCACCCAAACCTGCAAAGATTTTCTCTCCTG AACCCACCTTCCGAAACCCGGCACACGACCGTTTCCGAGGGTTCACCTTCTCCCATTCGCCGGAAATGATGAAGATCTTCCACAAGCGCTTCGGTCTCCATCAGTTCCGCTTCAACCAGCTGGAAGCCATTAACGCCGCCATCCTCGCGGAGGACGAGTTTGTGCTCATGCCCACAG GTGGCGGTAAAAGTCTGTGCTACCAACTTCCTGCCTGCCTGTCACCAGGAGTCACCGTGGTCATCTCGCCACTCAAATCTCTCATTGTGGATCAAATCCAGAAGCTGACCTCTCTGGAT ATCCCGGCGACAAGCCTGTCTGGTGATAAAAGTGACGGCGAAGCCAGCAGGATCTACATGCAGCTCTCGAGGAAGGAGCCTATCATTAAACTCCTCTACGTCACGCCCGAGAAG GTCAGCGCCAGCAACAGGCTGATCTCGGCCCTGCAGAACCTGTACGAGCGAGGCCTCCTGGCTCGCTTCGTCATAGACGAGGCTCACTGCGTCAGTCAT TGGGGCCACGACTTCCGCCCAGACTACAAGAGGCTGAGCGAACTGCGTCAGAAGTTCCCCAAAGTGCCCATGATGGCCCTGACTGCCACGGCCACCCCCCGCGTGCAGACGGATATCTTGCACCAGCTCAACATGACGCGCCCGCAAGT CTTCACCATGAGCTTTAACCGAGCAAACCTTAAATATGCTGTGCTGCCCAAGAAACCCAAAAAGGTTGACGAGGACTGTGTCAGTTGGATCAAGAAGCATTATCCAC GCGATTCAGGCATCATTTACTGCTTGTCCCGAAACGACTGCGACACCATGGCCGAAAGCCTGCAGCGGGCCGGCCTATCTGCGCTGTCCTATCATGCGGGTCTGAGTGACGGTGACAGAGAGTACGTGCAGACCAAGTGGATCAACCAGGACGGCTGCCAG GTCATTTGCGCCACCATTGCTTTCGGCATGGGCATCGACAAGCCTGACGTGCGCTACGTCATCCACGCCAGTATGCCTAAATCAGTCGAAGGCTACTACCAAGAGTCGGGGAGGGCAGGCAGGGACGGCGAGATCTCTCACTGCATTCTCTTCTACAGCTACAGCGACGTGCTCCGCATCAAGAGGATCATCAGCA TGGACCGAGAGGGTGACAGGAACACCAAGGCCACTCACTTCACCAACCTGCAAAGCATGGTGCAGTTCTGCGAGAACATGATGGACTGCAGGAGGATTCAGCTGCTGGCCTACTTTGGCGAGATGACGTTCAACAGGGGCTTCTGTAAGGACAACCCTGACGTCACCTGTGACAACTGTAGCAGGCCAAAT gAATACAAAATGAGGAATGTCACTGAAGAGGTGAAGAACATCGTGAGGTTCGTGCAGGAAAACTGTGAGAAGGTTGGAGCCAAATTCGGCCGGACCGCTAAACAGAACCGCCTGACGCTCAACATGCTGGTGGACATCTTTGTAG GTTCCAAAACTGCCAAACTCCAGACAGGCATGTTTGGGATGGGAGGATCTTATTCCAAGCACAACGCCGACCGCCTGTTCAAGAAACTGGTCCTGGACAACATCCTGATGGAGGACCTTTACATCACCAACGGCGGCCAAGCTGTGTCTTATATCTCTGCGGGACCAAAAGCTCTCAACGTCCTCTCCGGACACATGCAG GTGGACTTCTACGAGACGGAGAGCGCTTCCACCGTCAGGAAGAACAAAGCTGCGGTGGCCAAGAACGTCTCTCAGAGGGACCAAAAGGTTCAGGAGTGCCTCAAGGAGCTGGTGGAGCTCTGCAAGCAGCTGGGCAAGACCTTCGGGATTCACTATTACAACATCTTCTCCACTGCCACCTTGAAAAAGTTATCAG AGAGGCTGTCCTCCGACCCAGAAGTCCTGCTGCAAATCGACGGCGTGACCGAGGACAAATTGGAGAAGTACGGCACCGAGGTCATCCAGGTCCTGCAGAAATACTCCAAATGGCAGAACACTG TGGAACCCCAAGCCGAGGGGGGCGAAAGCGGCTGGATAGACACGACGCGAGGCCGTGAGGCCGTCGACtacgaggacgacgacgatgacTCCTCCGCGTATTTCCGCGGACAGAGCGCTCAGGgccagaagaggaagaagatgcCCTTCTTCAAGTACaacaaaaagagaaaaggaTTTGGGGGCGCAGGTTCCAGCTCGAGAGG CCGAGGCTACAGCGCCAACAAATCGTGGGCCTCCAGAGGGGGAGCCCGAGGTGGTTCTCAGTCTGCCGGCCGCGGGTCCCAAGGCGCCACAGGTAACTCGTCGGGAAGGACGCCGGGATTCTTGGCGGTGCCTACGCCTCAGAGTCAGCGGCCGTTTCTCAAGCCGTCCTTTTCTCACATGTAG